The Panicum virgatum strain AP13 chromosome 5K, P.virgatum_v5, whole genome shotgun sequence genome has a window encoding:
- the LOC120709157 gene encoding (+)-neomenthol dehydrogenase-like — MGKKGKEAARERREQRRREVTLLRDLPYEPHQRWWDRLEPRAVAVVTGANRGIGFEAARQLALHGLHVVLTSRDAARGQDAAERIRGEAPDGAGVSVEWRQLDVADAASVEAFATWALETHGGIHVLVNNAGVNFNKGPDNSVEFAEQVIETNYYGTKRMIDAMIPLMIPSPYGARIVNVSSRLGRVNGRRNRIGETSLRDQLLNDDCLSEQLIDEMIKKFLEQVRQGTLSSNQWPQMYTDYSVSKLAVNAYTRLMSRRLSDRPEGQKVYINCFCPGWVKTAMTDWEGNISAEEGADTGVWLALLPFELGTNGKFFAERREISF, encoded by the exons atggggaagaaagggaaggaggcggcgcgggagcggcgcgagcagcgccgccgcgaggtCACCCTCCTCCGCGACCTCCCCTACGAGCCCCACCAGAGGTGGTGGGATCGCCTGGAGCCGCGGGCCGTGGCGGTGGTCACGGGCGCCAACCGCGGGATAGGGTTCGAGGCCGCCCGCCAGCTCGCGCTCCACGGCCTCCACGTCGTGCTCACCTCCCGCGACGCCGCCAGGGGCCAGGACGCGGCCGAGAGGATTCGGGGGGAGGCTCCCGACGGCGCGGGCGTGAGCGTGGAGTGGCGGCAGCTCGACGTGGCGGACGCCGCGTCTGTGGAGGCCTTCGCAACCTGGGCGCTGGAAACCCACGGCGGCATCCATGTCCTT GTTAACAATGCAGGTGTAAACTTCAACAAAGGACCAGACAATTCTGTCGAGTTTGCTGAGCAAGTCATCGAGACAAATTATTATGGCACGAAACGCATGATTGATGCCATGATACCATTAATGATACCCTCTCCTTATGGGGCTCGGATTGTTAATGTCAGCTCAAGGCTTGGAAGAGTCAATGGCAGACGAAAT AGAATTGGTGAAACCAGCCTAAGAGATCAGCTATTGAATGATGACTGTTTATCAGAACAGTTAATTGATGAGATGATCAAGAAATTTCTGGAGCAAGTAAGGCAAGGTACTTTGTCCTCCAATCAGTGGCCTCAGATGTACACGGACTATTCAGTCTCGAAGCTTGCTGTTAATGCTTATACACGACTCATGTCAAGGAGGTTGTCGGATCGACCTGAAGGCCAAAAGGTCTACATTAACTGTTTCTGCCCAGGCTGGGTAAAAACTGCCATGACTGATTGGGAAGGGAATATTTCTGCTGAAGAAGGTGCTGATACAGGAGTATGGCTGGCCTTGTTACCCTTTGAACTAGGTACAAATGGGAAGTTCTTTGCTGAGAGACGCGAGATAAGCTTCTAA